A portion of the Streptomyces sp. NBC_01335 genome contains these proteins:
- a CDS encoding winged helix-turn-helix domain-containing protein has product MHKALADPLRIRLLEALWETPQSARELADSAELPADRLYYHLGQLERAGLIEIAEYRPLARGKVERVYAPAVAEPPSDAVSPEEMAEFLGSMLDATRADIGAAYRSRQAGGRREVDFHRGALRLTDEALAELREHIARLAGRFGDRDTPGVWTRVVITLVDLQDRPSPDATARPERTS; this is encoded by the coding sequence GTGCACAAGGCGCTTGCTGATCCCTTGCGTATCCGGCTCCTGGAGGCGCTGTGGGAGACGCCGCAATCCGCACGTGAGCTTGCCGACAGCGCCGAACTTCCGGCTGACCGGCTCTACTACCACCTGGGACAGCTCGAACGGGCCGGGCTGATCGAGATCGCCGAGTACCGGCCGCTTGCCCGCGGCAAAGTCGAGCGGGTCTATGCGCCCGCAGTTGCAGAACCCCCCAGTGATGCCGTGAGCCCGGAAGAGATGGCCGAGTTCCTCGGCTCGATGCTTGATGCCACTCGGGCCGACATCGGCGCCGCCTACCGGTCCAGGCAGGCTGGTGGCCGCCGAGAGGTCGATTTTCACCGCGGTGCGCTACGGCTGACCGACGAGGCGCTTGCCGAACTGCGTGAACACATCGCACGCCTCGCCGGCCGATTCGGGGACCGCGACACCCCCGGGGTCTGGACGCGAGTAGTCATCACGCTCGTCGACCTGCAAGACCGCCCATCCCCGGACGCCACAGCCCGGCCTGAGAGGACGTCATGA
- a CDS encoding IS5 family transposase, protein MSDAEWAVGRPLLPVPGWLRGRGWQPEAYCHRVMLDAIHYLVDNGTKWRAMPADFPPWDRVYAFFRRWRDHGLVKEFHDRLRCKVRKQAGRDPEPSAAVIDSQSVKADAVVGAASRGFDGGKLINGRKRHVVVDTLGLLLGVTVTAADIGDRVAAQVLLARVAAAHHRLALVWADGGYTGNLVEYGLTVLALVLAIVKRSDGMRGFVVLPKRWIVERFFAHLMRSRRLVRDFERSTGSAEAMVHWSMTLLMTRRLARPRPSRA, encoded by the coding sequence ATGTCCGATGCGGAGTGGGCGGTGGGGCGGCCACTGCTGCCGGTGCCGGGCTGGCTGCGCGGGCGGGGCTGGCAGCCGGAGGCGTACTGCCACCGCGTGATGTTGGACGCGATCCACTACCTGGTGGACAACGGAACGAAGTGGCGGGCCATGCCGGCCGACTTCCCGCCGTGGGACCGGGTCTACGCGTTCTTCCGCCGCTGGCGCGACCACGGTCTGGTCAAGGAGTTCCATGACCGGCTCCGCTGCAAGGTCCGCAAGCAGGCCGGGCGGGATCCGGAGCCGAGCGCGGCCGTGATCGACTCCCAGTCGGTCAAGGCGGACGCCGTCGTCGGTGCCGCCAGCCGGGGCTTCGACGGAGGCAAGCTGATCAACGGCCGCAAGCGGCACGTCGTGGTCGACACCCTCGGCCTGCTGCTGGGGGTGACGGTCACCGCCGCGGACATCGGCGACCGCGTCGCCGCGCAGGTCCTGCTCGCCCGGGTCGCGGCCGCGCACCACCGGCTGGCGCTGGTCTGGGCCGACGGTGGCTACACGGGCAACCTCGTCGAGTACGGCCTCACCGTCCTCGCCCTGGTCCTCGCCATCGTCAAGCGAAGTGACGGTATGCGTGGTTTCGTCGTGCTGCCCAAACGGTGGATCGTGGAGCGGTTCTTCGCGCACCTGATGCGAAGCCGCCGCCTCGTGAGGGACTTCGAACGGTCCACCGGCAGCGCGGAGGCGATGGTCCACTGGTCGATGACCCTGCTCATGACCCGCCGCCTGGCCCGGCCACGGCCCTCCCGAGCATGA
- a CDS encoding transposase, translating to MAGVITASEPSWIAPFTGLSPRAFGKLVTVLRREGAAAVRKGRPWSLPLEDRALLVAAYWRTNLTMRQLAPLFGVSKSAADRIIDHLGPILALQPRKRFAKDTVLIVDGTLVPTRDHAIAAQSKNYRYSTNHQVVIDADTRLVVVVGRPLPGNRNDCKAWEESGAKAAVGKTTTIADGGYPGTGLVMPHRRRKGEDLPGWKEAHNKSHKQVRARVEHVFARMKNWKILRDCRLKGDGVHHAMLGIARLHNLALAG from the coding sequence GTGGCTGGTGTGATCACGGCGTCGGAGCCCTCCTGGATAGCCCCGTTCACCGGGCTGAGCCCGCGCGCCTTCGGGAAGCTGGTGACCGTACTGCGGCGCGAGGGTGCGGCCGCGGTGCGCAAGGGCCGGCCGTGGAGCCTGCCGCTGGAGGACCGGGCACTACTGGTCGCGGCGTACTGGCGAACCAACTTGACGATGCGCCAGCTTGCACCGCTCTTCGGGGTCTCGAAGTCCGCCGCGGACCGCATCATCGACCACCTCGGACCCATCCTCGCTCTTCAGCCCCGCAAACGGTTCGCCAAGGACACCGTGCTGATCGTGGACGGCACTCTCGTGCCCACCCGCGACCACGCCATCGCCGCACAGTCGAAGAACTACCGGTACTCCACCAACCACCAGGTCGTCATCGACGCCGACACCCGCCTGGTCGTTGTGGTCGGCCGCCCCCTGCCCGGAAACCGCAACGACTGCAAGGCGTGGGAGGAATCCGGCGCCAAGGCCGCCGTCGGCAAGACCACCACGATCGCCGACGGCGGCTATCCAGGCACCGGACTCGTCATGCCTCACCGCAGGCGCAAGGGCGAAGACCTGCCCGGCTGGAAGGAAGCCCACAACAAGTCCCACAAGCAGGTCCGTGCCCGCGTCGAGCACGTCTTCGCCCGGATGAAGAACTGGAAGATCCTCCGAGACTGCCGACTCAAAGGCGACGGAGTCCACCACGCCATGCTCGGCATCGCGCGCCTTCACAACCTCGCCCTCGCCGGATAG
- a CDS encoding ArsR/SmtB family transcription factor — protein MSRDRDFTSVGRALAAPARSAILNLLMEGTSRPAGELAQGAGVSASTASDHLAVLVAAGLVTCDSRGRRRYYSLMGPQVATALEALGILAGPTPVSGYRKSRQTQLLAAARFCYDHLAGQLGTALADAWTHQGWLADSESLSLTAAGADGLRELGVDVDGAIDARRPTTRGCLDWTERRPHLAGSLGAAVGRRFLDAGWVVRHRTGRGLNVTESGHSLVREVWGIDLTEPAGPAR, from the coding sequence ATGAGCAGAGACCGTGACTTCACCAGCGTGGGAAGAGCCCTCGCCGCACCCGCGCGCTCGGCGATCTTGAACCTGCTCATGGAGGGCACCTCACGGCCCGCGGGGGAACTGGCCCAGGGAGCCGGGGTGAGCGCGTCGACCGCCTCCGACCACTTGGCGGTGCTTGTCGCCGCCGGGCTGGTGACGTGCGACTCGCGCGGGCGGCGCCGCTACTACTCGCTCATGGGCCCACAGGTCGCCACCGCCCTGGAAGCACTCGGCATCCTCGCCGGGCCGACGCCCGTCTCGGGGTACCGGAAAAGCCGCCAGACGCAGCTGCTGGCCGCAGCACGGTTCTGCTACGACCACCTCGCCGGGCAGCTCGGCACCGCACTTGCCGACGCCTGGACCCACCAGGGATGGCTGGCCGACAGCGAGTCGCTCTCCCTCACCGCCGCCGGCGCCGACGGGCTCCGCGAGCTCGGGGTGGACGTCGACGGCGCGATCGACGCTCGACGCCCCACCACCCGGGGGTGCCTGGACTGGACGGAACGACGCCCGCACCTGGCCGGATCCCTGGGCGCCGCGGTCGGCAGACGCTTCCTCGATGCCGGATGGGTGGTACGGCACCGCACAGGGCGCGGCCTGAACGTCACCGAAAGCGGCCACAGCCTCGTACGAGAAGTCTGGGGCATCGACCTGACCGAACCGGCCGGACCGGCACGGTGA
- a CDS encoding OsmC family protein — protein sequence MSTHSYQARLHWNGSTAAGIRSYSRDHTAVAAPATARVDLSADPAFRGNPDRLNPEQLVVMAASSCQMLSFLGAAARARVDVLAYDDEATSRLDLTAEPVRLSAIHLHVTVQVAAGTDETTVQQLAAQAHHECYIANSLSVPVEVTTTVVPR from the coding sequence ATGAGCACACACTCCTACCAGGCCCGACTCCACTGGAACGGTTCCACTGCCGCGGGGATCCGCAGCTACTCGCGCGACCACACCGCCGTCGCAGCCCCCGCCACCGCCCGGGTGGACCTGAGCGCGGACCCGGCCTTCCGCGGCAACCCCGACCGGCTCAACCCCGAACAGCTCGTGGTCATGGCCGCCTCGTCCTGCCAGATGCTGTCGTTCCTCGGCGCCGCCGCCCGGGCCAGGGTCGATGTCCTGGCCTACGACGACGAGGCCACCAGCCGCCTTGACCTCACCGCCGAGCCCGTCCGCCTGTCCGCGATCCACCTGCACGTGACCGTCCAGGTCGCCGCCGGGACGGACGAGACCACGGTTCAGCAACTCGCCGCGCAGGCCCACCACGAGTGCTACATCGCCAACAGCCTGTCGGTCCCCGTCGAGGTCACCACCACGGTGGTGCCCCGGTGA
- a CDS encoding NUDIX hydrolase: MTQGNMGAMSPSRSESLVVVAAAVVQDGQLLVVSKKAAPEIFYLPGGKPDADEMPLETLVREFEEELGVQPAEPQLLAEVESVAALEGVPMLMTVFEARLSGVPNPAAELAHMRWVSGHEEDLRLAPAVRDHVLPLLRQKGMLAA, encoded by the coding sequence ATGACCCAAGGAAACATGGGGGCTATGTCGCCCTCGCGGAGTGAGTCCCTCGTCGTCGTGGCGGCGGCGGTCGTCCAGGACGGGCAGCTCCTCGTGGTGAGCAAGAAAGCGGCCCCCGAGATCTTCTACCTTCCCGGCGGGAAGCCCGACGCGGACGAGATGCCCCTGGAGACACTGGTACGGGAATTCGAGGAGGAACTCGGTGTGCAGCCCGCCGAGCCGCAGTTGCTGGCCGAGGTCGAGTCCGTCGCGGCACTGGAAGGCGTCCCCATGCTGATGACCGTCTTCGAGGCACGCCTCAGCGGCGTCCCGAACCCGGCCGCCGAGCTCGCGCACATGCGATGGGTGTCAGGCCACGAGGAGGATCTCCGCCTCGCTCCTGCGGTACGGGACCATGTCCTGCCTCTGCTGAGACAGAAGGGCATGCTCGCGGCGTAG
- a CDS encoding alkaline phosphatase family protein, with protein MLGRSVFRRSRTALTCAFALTAVAAAGLWTGIGGSSSAQAAASVPTPDHVIVVVFENHGYSQVIGSSTAPYINSLKTGGANLTASYAETHPSQPNYFALFSGSTQGITDDSCYTPGFSGNANLASELIAAGKTWASYNETLPSQGSTTCSSGNYARKHNPWFGFSNVPTSSAYTFQQFPTDYTKLPQVSFVVPNLCSDMHDCSVSSGDTWLKNNLGAYATWAKTHNSLLVVTFDEDNRLSGNRIPTVLYGQRVTAGATSATTYNHYDLLRTLEDMHGLGHAGNAATAKDITGIWTS; from the coding sequence GTGCTCGGCAGATCCGTGTTCCGCCGCAGTCGCACCGCCCTCACCTGTGCCTTTGCCCTCACCGCCGTGGCCGCCGCCGGTCTGTGGACCGGCATCGGCGGCTCCTCGTCCGCGCAGGCAGCGGCCAGTGTGCCCACCCCCGACCACGTGATCGTGGTGGTCTTCGAGAACCACGGCTACAGCCAGGTCATCGGCTCGTCGACCGCCCCGTACATCAACTCGCTGAAGACCGGGGGCGCCAACCTCACCGCCTCGTACGCCGAGACCCATCCCAGCCAGCCCAACTACTTCGCCCTGTTCTCCGGCTCCACCCAGGGCATCACGGACGACAGCTGCTACACCCCCGGCTTCTCCGGCAACGCCAACCTCGCGTCCGAGCTGATCGCGGCCGGCAAGACCTGGGCGAGCTACAACGAGACGCTGCCGAGCCAGGGTTCGACCACGTGCAGCAGCGGCAACTACGCCCGCAAGCACAACCCGTGGTTCGGGTTCAGCAACGTCCCCACCTCGTCCGCGTACACGTTCCAGCAGTTCCCCACCGACTACACGAAGCTGCCGCAGGTCTCCTTCGTCGTCCCGAACCTGTGCAGCGACATGCACGACTGCTCGGTGTCCAGCGGTGACACCTGGCTGAAGAACAACCTCGGCGCCTACGCGACCTGGGCCAAGACCCACAACAGCCTGCTCGTCGTCACCTTCGACGAGGACAACCGGCTCAGCGGCAACCGCATCCCGACGGTCCTCTACGGGCAGCGGGTGACCGCGGGCGCCACCTCCGCCACCACCTACAACCACTACGACCTCCTGCGCACGCTGGAGGACATGCACGGCCTCGGGCACGCGGGGAACGCCGCGACCGCCAAGGACATCACCGGGATCTGGACGTCCTGA
- a CDS encoding MFS transporter: MYVADSRATRAGSAERAAGPGEEPARRRVAVAPTVLALGTVSLITDVSSEMVTAVLPLYLVAGLGLSPLGFGLLDGVYNGFSALVRLVGGHFADRGGGRHKLVAVFGYGISALCKPLLVMVHTLTPIGLVLAADRTGKGLRTAPRDAMISLSSPPEARGRAFGVHRAMDTAGALLGPFAAFLILRATVDGYDAVFTVSFCVAVAGVLVLVLFVPSKPLAPSNPLAPPGTLAPSGTGASPAAKTAEPPRPTLRAALALLRHRRIRRIAVCALLLGLATVSDSFVYLLLQHRLGVPDRWFALMPVGTAAAFLLLALPLGRLADRVGAWQVFLAGHVALLGAYALLLSSWHGAALPYVVLVLHGAFYAATDGVLMAAASQSVPEELRSSGLALIQTGQAFARFACSLAFGAAWTAWGDRTALLAAAVALAVCAAFSLRTGPTVRVPA, encoded by the coding sequence ATGTATGTAGCGGACAGCCGCGCCACCCGTGCGGGGTCCGCCGAACGCGCCGCCGGGCCGGGCGAGGAGCCTGCCCGGCGGCGCGTGGCGGTCGCCCCCACCGTGCTGGCGCTGGGCACGGTCAGCCTGATCACCGACGTGTCCTCCGAGATGGTGACGGCGGTCCTGCCGCTCTATCTGGTGGCGGGACTCGGCCTCAGCCCCCTCGGCTTCGGACTCCTCGACGGCGTTTACAACGGGTTCTCCGCCCTCGTACGGCTGGTCGGCGGCCACTTCGCCGACCGGGGAGGCGGGCGCCACAAGCTCGTCGCCGTCTTCGGCTACGGCATCTCGGCGCTCTGCAAACCGCTCCTCGTGATGGTCCACACCCTCACCCCCATCGGCCTCGTACTGGCAGCCGACCGCACCGGCAAGGGTCTGCGCACCGCGCCCCGGGACGCGATGATCTCCCTGTCGTCGCCGCCGGAGGCCCGCGGCCGCGCCTTCGGCGTGCACCGCGCGATGGACACCGCGGGCGCCCTGCTCGGGCCGTTCGCCGCGTTCCTGATCCTGCGCGCCACGGTCGACGGCTACGACGCGGTGTTCACCGTGAGCTTCTGCGTCGCGGTGGCGGGCGTCCTGGTGCTGGTGCTGTTCGTCCCCTCCAAGCCCCTTGCGCCCTCCAATCCCCTTGCGCCTCCCGGGACCCTTGCGCCTTCCGGGACCGGCGCCTCGCCCGCCGCGAAGACGGCCGAGCCTCCCCGCCCCACCCTGCGCGCGGCCCTCGCGCTGCTGCGGCATCGCAGAATCCGGCGCATCGCGGTCTGCGCGCTGCTGCTGGGCCTCGCGACCGTGAGCGACTCGTTCGTCTACCTGCTGCTCCAGCACCGCCTCGGGGTGCCCGACCGCTGGTTCGCCCTGATGCCGGTCGGGACCGCCGCCGCGTTCCTGCTGCTCGCCCTGCCCCTGGGGCGGCTCGCGGACCGGGTCGGTGCGTGGCAGGTGTTCCTCGCCGGGCACGTCGCGCTGCTCGGGGCGTACGCCCTGCTGCTCTCGTCGTGGCACGGTGCGGCGCTCCCGTACGTGGTGCTGGTCCTCCACGGCGCCTTCTACGCGGCCACGGACGGGGTCCTGATGGCGGCGGCCTCGCAGAGCGTGCCGGAGGAACTGCGCTCCTCCGGCCTCGCCCTGATCCAGACCGGACAGGCTTTCGCCCGGTTCGCCTGCTCGCTGGCCTTCGGCGCGGCCTGGACCGCGTGGGGCGACCGCACCGCGCTGCTCGCGGCGGCCGTCGCGCTCGCCGTGTGCGCCGCGTTCTCACTCCGTACCGGCCCGACCGTGAGGGTTCCCGCATGA
- a CDS encoding TolB-like translocation protein: MTRLRTRLFVLVCAVTVLAVVAAASVLHAAARSDRLDVAKPGGPAVAAGRITLTDRHRIVFRNMAWGPHRDELTTVPVAAPTGSRTASGVKCLRFYAASGTGVCLQAVHGALQDTYRATILDRQLKERAHYPVPGIPSRARVSPSGRLATWTAFVGGDSYAGTNFSTRAAILDTRTGKLVPSLEEFAIRKDGRPYRAADVNFWGVTFGADDRHFYATLATKGVTYLVRGDLRERTLTTLRTNVECPSLSPDGTRIAYKSRDAGLPADAPWRLHVLDLGTLADHPLAETRSVDDQAVWKDDTTVTYALPGDFGADLYEVPADGSGRPHSVLTAAVSPAYL; encoded by the coding sequence ATGACGCGCCTGCGCACCAGATTGTTCGTCCTCGTCTGCGCGGTCACCGTGCTCGCGGTCGTCGCCGCCGCCTCCGTGCTGCACGCCGCGGCCAGGTCCGACCGGCTCGACGTGGCGAAGCCCGGCGGGCCCGCCGTCGCGGCGGGCCGGATCACGCTCACGGACCGGCACCGGATCGTCTTCCGGAACATGGCGTGGGGCCCGCATCGCGACGAGCTGACGACCGTCCCGGTCGCGGCGCCCACCGGGTCCCGTACCGCCTCGGGCGTCAAGTGCCTCCGCTTCTACGCCGCTTCGGGCACCGGAGTCTGCCTCCAGGCGGTGCACGGGGCACTCCAGGACACCTACCGGGCCACGATCCTCGACCGGCAACTGAAGGAGCGGGCGCACTATCCGGTCCCCGGCATCCCGTCCCGTGCCCGCGTCTCCCCCAGTGGGAGGCTGGCCACCTGGACGGCCTTCGTGGGCGGCGACAGCTACGCGGGCACGAACTTCTCCACCCGCGCCGCGATCCTCGACACCCGTACCGGCAAGCTCGTCCCGAGCCTGGAGGAGTTCGCGATCCGCAAGGACGGCCGGCCCTACCGGGCCGCGGACGTCAACTTCTGGGGCGTCACCTTCGGCGCGGACGACCGGCACTTCTACGCGACGCTCGCGACGAAGGGGGTCACGTACCTGGTCCGGGGCGACCTTCGGGAACGTACGCTCACGACCCTCCGGACCAACGTGGAATGCCCCTCACTCTCCCCCGACGGCACCCGCATCGCCTACAAGAGCCGGGACGCGGGGCTGCCCGCCGACGCCCCCTGGCGCCTGCACGTCCTGGACCTGGGCACGCTCGCCGACCACCCGCTCGCCGAGACCCGCAGCGTGGACGACCAGGCGGTCTGGAAGGACGACACCACCGTGACCTACGCGCTCCCGGGCGACTTCGGCGCCGATCTGTACGAGGTACCGGCCGACGGCTCGGGCCGCCCGCACTCCGTGCTGACCGCGGCGGTGTCCCCGGCGTACCTGTGA
- a CDS encoding CocE/NonD family hydrolase, which translates to MRARRASVLAASVLVTTLALTGAFAGPVTLAAAAAPAGAPTTAGASDGVTHEENDRVPEGAVWTQRYFPSSDHSGTELHADVLLPEGLPKGAHVPVILSVGPYFGHSGQTDPEGWSHTGPSSRFQDFIEGTDLFAHGYAFVMVDLRGFGGSTGCLDWAGPGEQADVRAAIDWAAGQSWSTGSVGMYGKSYDAATGLIGNDLDQRALKAVVAQEPVWDMYQYIYSNGVPRPNVTGTANAYNSIATLDALADDDAHYRANAAYEQAHPECLTQNSAGYLTTDQHGSYWTARDLAKKAKGTDTPLFVTQGFIENNTKPEEIEEYLDNHKGPERGWLGQWEHVRGGDRTADGRLSMGREGWYDETLSFYDQYLKGKRPAVSYPAYSVEDSTGAWRAQRTWPGESRTVNIALGSGAYVDDGGASARGAAALDGGPALRSAAQPSGAWDLENAPALDPAASAPRTLAAEAAGLQAAGEVTSSFFVRSEPVAKPVRLTSTPKLSLTAQGEGNVMVKLYDVAPDGKAVMFDEQVSLVDTGRLAVDLKATDWTLAAGHVLAVEIGSIQTGSWRDTPSGETIKVKDARLTLALDDPADDIATAGARSPFLDTYLRQYTVQLPSAEGSFRLKSGR; encoded by the coding sequence GTGAGAGCACGTCGAGCGTCAGTCCTGGCAGCTTCGGTCCTCGTCACCACCCTCGCCCTGACCGGCGCCTTCGCCGGTCCCGTCACACTCGCCGCAGCGGCCGCGCCGGCCGGCGCCCCCACCACCGCCGGCGCATCCGACGGCGTCACCCACGAGGAGAACGACCGCGTCCCCGAGGGCGCCGTCTGGACGCAGCGGTACTTCCCCTCGTCGGACCACTCCGGCACCGAACTCCACGCGGACGTCCTGCTGCCCGAGGGGCTGCCGAAGGGCGCGCACGTCCCCGTCATCCTGTCCGTCGGCCCCTACTTCGGGCACTCCGGACAGACCGATCCCGAGGGCTGGAGCCACACCGGCCCCTCGTCCCGCTTCCAGGACTTCATCGAGGGCACCGACCTGTTCGCCCACGGCTACGCCTTCGTCATGGTGGACCTGCGCGGCTTCGGCGGCTCCACCGGCTGCCTCGACTGGGCGGGCCCCGGTGAGCAGGCCGACGTCCGCGCCGCCATCGACTGGGCGGCCGGCCAGTCGTGGTCCACCGGCTCCGTGGGCATGTACGGGAAGTCCTACGACGCGGCCACCGGCCTCATCGGCAACGACCTCGACCAGCGCGCGCTGAAGGCCGTCGTCGCGCAGGAGCCGGTCTGGGACATGTACCAGTACATCTACTCCAACGGAGTGCCCCGCCCCAACGTCACCGGCACCGCCAACGCCTACAACTCCATAGCAACCCTCGACGCGTTGGCCGACGACGACGCCCACTACCGGGCCAACGCGGCCTACGAGCAGGCCCATCCGGAGTGCCTCACCCAGAACTCCGCAGGCTATCTGACGACCGATCAGCACGGCAGCTACTGGACCGCCCGCGACCTGGCGAAGAAGGCCAAGGGTACCGACACCCCGCTCTTCGTCACCCAGGGCTTCATCGAGAACAACACCAAGCCCGAGGAGATCGAGGAGTACCTCGACAACCACAAGGGCCCCGAGCGGGGCTGGCTCGGCCAGTGGGAACACGTCCGCGGCGGCGACCGCACCGCGGACGGCCGCCTCTCCATGGGACGCGAAGGGTGGTACGACGAGACCCTCTCCTTCTACGACCAGTACCTCAAGGGCAAGCGCCCCGCCGTCTCGTACCCGGCCTACTCCGTGGAGGACTCCACGGGCGCCTGGCGCGCCCAGCGCACCTGGCCCGGTGAGTCCCGGACGGTGAACATCGCGCTCGGCAGCGGCGCGTACGTGGACGACGGCGGCGCGTCGGCTCGCGGGGCGGCGGCCCTGGACGGCGGCCCGGCGCTGCGGTCCGCCGCGCAGCCGTCCGGCGCGTGGGACCTGGAGAACGCCCCCGCCCTGGACCCGGCCGCTTCGGCACCCAGGACACTGGCCGCCGAAGCGGCCGGACTCCAGGCCGCCGGCGAGGTGACGTCCAGCTTCTTCGTCCGGTCCGAACCGGTCGCGAAGCCCGTACGCCTCACCTCCACCCCGAAGCTCTCGCTGACCGCACAGGGCGAGGGCAACGTCATGGTGAAGCTCTACGACGTCGCCCCGGACGGCAAGGCCGTCATGTTCGACGAGCAGGTGTCCCTGGTGGACACGGGCCGGCTGGCCGTCGACCTCAAGGCCACCGACTGGACGCTGGCGGCCGGACACGTCCTGGCCGTGGAGATCGGCTCCATCCAGACCGGCTCGTGGCGGGACACCCCCTCCGGCGAGACGATCAAGGTGAAGGACGCCCGGCTCACCCTGGCCCTGGACGACCCGGCGGACGACATCGCGACGGCCGGCGCCCGCTCGCCGTTCCTCGACACCTACCTGCGCCAGTACACGGTGCAACTCCCCTCGGCGGAGGGCTCGTTCCGGCTGAAGTCGGGGCGCTGA
- a CDS encoding adenylyl cyclase produces MIPSRRNVLRGAAAASVPLIGGVCSGPAFASGAASGKHGAGHDSGKHGTGHVSSALGPNVLVFDPSMSDASIQARVDAVFAVQESNQFGDERFALAFEPGTYHVDINVGFYTHVLGLGASPSDVVINGHVTVDAQWFDGNGTQNFWRAAENLTIVPPDGLERWAVSQAAPMRRVHIKGNMTLMPSPPGNQWSSGGFLADSVVDGQVDSGSQQQWLSRNDTFGSWTGSNWNMVFVGTAGAPAQSFPTPPMTTVDRTPVVREKPFLTVDRHGSYQVFVPALRTNSSGTTWEHGQARGRNIPLSQFHVAQPGDSAAEINQALAHGKHLLFTPGIYDISAPLRVNRPGTVVLGLGLATLRSTRRNTLIEVADVAGVTLAGLLFEAASEHTPVLLRVGHGRSRQRHSADPTVLFDIVARIGGAVAGGAGTSVQIDSNDVICDHLWLWRADHGLDGTVGWTVNPADTGIVVNGDHVTVYGLFVEHYQKYEVLWQGDHGRTYFFQNEHPYDVPTQSAWRHGSTLGYAAYKVGDDVREHHAWGLGSYCFFNLGANIYTDAAYEVPNTPGVVFTDLMTVCLNDAAGGGILHCIDKAGDPVQNGFGTYFMKSYSNGVANV; encoded by the coding sequence ATGATTCCCTCTCGCCGTAATGTGCTGCGCGGGGCAGCCGCTGCCTCGGTGCCGCTGATCGGCGGAGTCTGTTCAGGACCGGCGTTCGCGTCGGGCGCCGCATCCGGCAAGCACGGGGCCGGCCATGACTCCGGCAAGCACGGAACCGGCCACGTCTCCTCCGCGCTCGGCCCGAACGTCCTGGTCTTCGACCCGTCCATGAGCGACGCCTCGATCCAGGCCAGGGTCGACGCCGTGTTCGCCGTCCAGGAGTCCAACCAGTTCGGCGACGAGCGCTTCGCCCTCGCCTTCGAGCCGGGCACCTACCACGTCGACATCAACGTCGGCTTCTACACGCACGTGCTGGGCCTCGGCGCGAGCCCCTCCGACGTGGTGATCAACGGTCATGTCACCGTCGACGCCCAGTGGTTCGACGGAAACGGCACCCAGAACTTCTGGCGGGCCGCCGAGAACCTCACCATCGTGCCGCCGGACGGACTGGAGCGCTGGGCGGTCTCCCAGGCCGCTCCGATGCGCCGCGTCCACATCAAGGGCAACATGACCCTGATGCCGAGCCCGCCCGGCAACCAGTGGTCCAGCGGCGGCTTCCTCGCCGACAGCGTGGTGGACGGACAGGTCGACTCCGGCTCCCAGCAGCAGTGGCTGTCGCGCAACGACACCTTCGGCAGCTGGACCGGCTCCAACTGGAACATGGTGTTCGTCGGCACCGCCGGCGCCCCCGCGCAGTCCTTCCCGACGCCTCCGATGACCACCGTCGACCGCACCCCCGTGGTCCGCGAGAAGCCGTTCCTCACCGTGGACCGCCACGGCTCCTACCAGGTCTTCGTGCCCGCGCTGCGCACCAACAGCTCCGGCACGACCTGGGAGCACGGCCAGGCCCGGGGGCGGAACATCCCGCTGTCGCAGTTCCACGTGGCCCAGCCGGGCGACTCGGCCGCCGAGATCAACCAGGCCCTCGCCCACGGCAAGCACCTCCTGTTCACCCCGGGCATCTACGACATCTCCGCCCCGCTGCGCGTGAACCGCCCCGGAACCGTGGTCCTCGGCCTCGGCCTGGCCACCCTGCGCTCCACCCGCCGCAACACCCTGATCGAGGTCGCGGACGTCGCCGGTGTCACCCTCGCCGGGCTGCTGTTCGAGGCGGCCTCCGAGCACACCCCGGTACTGCTGCGCGTCGGCCACGGCCGGAGCCGGCAGCGGCACAGCGCCGACCCGACGGTGCTGTTCGACATCGTCGCCCGGATCGGCGGCGCGGTGGCCGGCGGTGCGGGGACCAGCGTCCAGATCGACAGCAACGACGTGATCTGCGACCACCTCTGGCTCTGGCGCGCCGACCACGGTCTCGACGGAACCGTCGGCTGGACGGTCAACCCCGCCGACACCGGCATCGTGGTGAACGGCGACCACGTCACCGTGTACGGGCTCTTCGTCGAGCACTACCAGAAGTACGAGGTGCTGTGGCAGGGCGACCACGGCCGCACCTACTTCTTCCAGAACGAGCACCCCTACGACGTGCCCACCCAGTCGGCGTGGCGGCACGGCTCCACCCTCGGCTACGCCGCCTACAAGGTCGGCGACGACGTGCGCGAGCACCACGCCTGGGGCCTGGGGAGTTACTGCTTCTTCAACCTCGGCGCGAACATCTACACCGACGCCGCCTACGAGGTCCCGAACACTCCCGGCGTCGTCTTCACCGACCTGATGACGGTCTGCCTCAACGACGCGGCGGGCGGCGGCATCCTGCACTGCATCGACAAGGCCGGCGACCCGGTCCAGAACGGCTTCGGGACGTACTTCATGAAGTCGTACTCCAACGGGGTCGCGAACGTCTGA